Proteins encoded in a region of the Augochlora pura isolate Apur16 chromosome 4, APUR_v2.2.1, whole genome shotgun sequence genome:
- the LOC144468963 gene encoding prefoldin subunit 5-like has product MSEISMSESPHLQQINLTTLNLEQLTTLKQRLDQELGVFQDSLQTLKIAQSKFQESGSCLDKINPAVNGNEILVPLTGSMYVTGKLVTNSVLVDIGTGYFAEKSVTDAKDYFDRRVAYVTEQMEKIQQLGLNKSKVRDATADVIEMKLRSQG; this is encoded by the exons ATGTCGGAAATTTCGATGTCAGAATCACCACATTTACAACAAATTAATCTTACAACTTTGAATCTTGAACAACTTACGACTTTGAAACAGCGTCTGGATCAAGAGCTAGGAGTCTTTCAAGACTCATTgcaaacgttaaaaattgctcAAAGTAAATTTCAGGAGTCAGGATCGTGCcttgataaaattaatcctGCTGTCAACG GCAATGAAATTCTTGTACCACTGACTGGATCAATGTATGTTACTGGGAAATTAGTTACAAATAGTGTATTAGTTGACATCGGGACCGGATATTTTGCTGAGAAGAGTGTTACTGACGCAAAAGATTATTTCGATAGAAGAGTTGCTTATGTTACAGAACaaatggaaaaaatacaacaattaggtcttaataaaagtaaagttAGAGATGCAACAGCAGATGTCATAGAAATGAAACTCCGAAGTC